In the genome of Paenibacillus sp. FSL R5-0766, one region contains:
- a CDS encoding beta-ketoacyl synthase N-terminal-like domain-containing protein: MTELKELLGQLLWGRLHAAGLLSNFRGEDAAVAEIPDSLIERYERWWRESFLYLRKYGYCTSTDAVNPLIQTNDTDLAHAWKEWDRKKLLWLSDPNVSSYIPLLDATLRALPDILTGQKSATDIIFPNSSMQLVKNIYMNNPAADYFNAVLADRVAAIIKQQLVREPSAHIRIVEIGAGTGGTSQAVFNRLNDFYPHILEYCYTDLSQAFLSHAQKVYGPRYPYLTYGTFDLSKPVSTQSLQAGTYDIAIATNVMHAAPNIRLALRNVKALLRCKGVFLINEITENTLMNHLTFGLLDGWWSYVDPALRISGGPLLEQETWKNVLLSEGFGEVQLLAHTDEFKGQQVIMGTSNGVVRQQTLKHEQTVKHQVQSQTSRNSQNMQEKPSEIRLPELESSRSSAEKLKYIKEVLVRTLCESLKVEAQLIDHEEAFSDYGVDSITGVRLIHSINERLGTELFTTDIFDFPCVNQLAQYIAPMYQEKPLEPEQQMEFHGGCSAEKPDVQRTERISEEREFTLDDAMESHSDGDITSPGSNNRHKDIAIIGYSGRFPQSDNVDELWEHLAAGHDLIQRGARWTSEQTGSSLEKTENNHGAFLENSDSFDPLFFKISNVEAMHMDPQQRLFLEESWKTLEHAGYAGELIHGRKCGVYTGYCGGDYEKLIGEQAPAQAFWGNAASIVPARVSYFLNLQGPAIAVDTACSSSLVAIHLACQALWSGEVELALAGGVFVQSTPDFYNSASRAGMLSPAGRCHSFDERADGFVPGEGVGAVLLKRLEDAIQDGDHVHGIIKGSCINQDGSTNGITAPSRASQERLERQLYDQFGVNPDQIQLVEAHGTGTKLGDPIEFDALNRSFRKYTSRSQYAALGSIKSNMGHSIAAAGIAGVIKLLLALKHQQIPPSIHYSKANPDIDFSKSPFYVNTQLIPWHTPPAQKRAALVSSFGFSGTNAHLAIEEPPGELSPLIHKPGYLLVWSAQSTGQLREQVRRIAQHYRKVGAQLDYASTSFTLMTGRRHLEHRAACVVQHSDDLASILEQWLDTGGSSQIYTTDLSGQPSQEQSVLRRFGNECIQQIATESLDDSRYVENLHTIAELYVQGYELDYNRLYLTEKYKRIPLPTYPFAREKYWVRSGIVTRSIETDVKSEISNVASDKKDERIAKLLLKQWKHSAVTNPDPGHGKVMVGSTLETVGLANKLSQMIQGSQVVLLSEEEQDSGCLLDVLMNCDAFIDLSGCGRKMEAEEMMLDKLIYWIARLQQMIDTRGHKELKLLGVTMGLESFQNQSIHLGGAERAGLYRILQSEYSHIISRHIDVDPRDSELDIAAQIVQELTHAGKEQEVCYREGQRYSAYLDTLDNMNIQQLNQTRLPFSSNHVLWVTGGTRGLGMLCAQHAVRHYGVRKLVLIGQTPFPSRHEWEARRRDKDEIGSKIRDILELEKQGVQIEVLSLDVGNKEKLLEAAKHIRSTMGAAGGVIHAAGIADMENPAFIRKPLESIRNVLSPKILGTVALYECFRHDPLQFFVLFSSVAGAISKLGVGQSDYAMANTYMDYYAAANAHTSPLISIQWPNWKESGMGEFPSQAYNETGLLSITDEEGLKLLDWALITQPGAVMLPAIVSSEFIDTEGKSGISRVVKAETMSEIPMTSGVPFSDTFEILQMKLSSIFAEELCIEPEKMNPDRSFEHFGMDSILIAQLARRMERELQIPVVEPGLFLDYPTIAGLTGALLQKYATSPRTSPEQINRHEARQILQPPKDRSRSRVAIIGMACHFPDAVNPEQFWNNLKAGKNSIREIPSSRWDWRTYYHPDGKAGKSMSKWGAFLDKLEWFDPDFFGMDHSLATHLDPLQRQWLEVSAEALADAGYGKSQLESLEVGVFAGARTGHFMSKIRRDNKQTIIGTGQNFITAHLAHLYNLRGPNMVVDTACSSSLTAIHLGARSLQNGEADLVIAGGVEVLLDETPYLSLTASKVLSPDGQCKTFDASANGIGVGEGCGVIVMKRLEQAITDGDKIYGVIDGSAINNDGHTMGVTTPNPQAQQSLIERAIKDANIDPASINYVETHGTGTVIGDPIELKALTQVLGTSMKKGDLCGVGSVKSNVGHLLSAAGAVSMIKVLLSMVHGQIPPSLNCPHPNPRFRFEESPLFLVQELTPWTNKVLRAGVSAFGLGGNNAHILVSNEGVPDPNKATLEPRFNRIIWNRARFWPDEVEEKNLVFGSSSGQTHRKPEHMLSFFTPKKLQ, encoded by the coding sequence ATGACAGAACTGAAAGAGTTGTTGGGTCAATTATTATGGGGCAGACTGCATGCTGCAGGACTTTTGAGCAATTTCCGGGGTGAAGATGCAGCTGTAGCAGAAATACCTGATTCATTGATCGAGCGTTACGAAAGATGGTGGAGGGAGAGTTTTCTTTATTTGCGAAAATACGGTTATTGCACCTCTACTGACGCTGTAAATCCCTTGATTCAGACCAACGATACGGACCTGGCTCATGCATGGAAGGAATGGGATAGGAAAAAATTGCTGTGGCTATCCGATCCAAATGTGTCTTCCTACATTCCACTGCTGGATGCCACGCTCCGAGCACTGCCGGACATTTTGACTGGTCAGAAGTCCGCAACCGACATTATTTTTCCGAATAGTTCCATGCAACTGGTGAAGAACATTTACATGAACAATCCTGCTGCCGATTATTTCAATGCCGTTTTGGCAGATCGGGTTGCAGCTATTATAAAACAGCAACTTGTGCGGGAGCCGAGTGCACATATTCGCATTGTGGAGATCGGAGCTGGAACAGGAGGCACGAGCCAGGCGGTTTTTAACCGTCTGAATGATTTTTATCCCCATATTCTGGAATACTGTTATACGGATCTTTCCCAGGCTTTTTTAAGTCATGCCCAAAAGGTATATGGCCCGCGTTATCCGTACCTTACATACGGAACGTTTGATTTGTCCAAACCGGTGTCCACCCAATCTTTGCAAGCGGGGACCTATGATATAGCGATAGCAACTAATGTCATGCATGCTGCTCCTAATATTCGCCTTGCCTTAAGGAATGTTAAGGCATTGCTCCGTTGTAAGGGTGTCTTTTTGATTAATGAAATTACCGAAAATACGCTTATGAATCACCTTACGTTTGGGTTATTGGATGGGTGGTGGAGCTATGTGGACCCTGCTCTGCGTATTTCCGGAGGACCTTTGCTTGAACAGGAAACTTGGAAAAACGTATTGTTATCCGAGGGGTTCGGGGAAGTTCAGTTACTGGCTCACACTGACGAATTCAAGGGCCAGCAAGTGATAATGGGGACAAGCAATGGCGTGGTACGTCAGCAAACCTTGAAACATGAGCAAACGGTAAAACATCAGGTCCAAAGTCAAACGAGCCGTAATTCGCAGAATATGCAGGAAAAACCGTCAGAAATCCGGTTACCTGAATTGGAGAGTTCACGTTCATCCGCAGAAAAACTGAAGTACATAAAGGAAGTGCTTGTTCGGACACTATGCGAATCTTTGAAAGTTGAGGCACAGCTTATCGACCATGAGGAGGCTTTTTCCGATTATGGGGTTGACTCCATAACGGGTGTTCGATTAATTCATTCGATTAATGAACGATTGGGAACGGAGCTGTTCACCACTGATATTTTTGATTTTCCTTGTGTCAACCAGCTTGCACAGTATATTGCCCCTATGTATCAGGAGAAACCGCTGGAGCCAGAACAACAAATGGAGTTTCATGGAGGTTGCAGTGCCGAGAAGCCCGACGTTCAACGAACTGAACGGATTAGTGAAGAGCGAGAGTTCACGTTGGATGATGCCATGGAGAGTCATTCCGATGGCGATATAACATCCCCCGGTTCCAACAACAGACACAAGGATATTGCGATCATTGGCTACAGCGGCAGATTCCCGCAATCGGATAATGTGGATGAATTATGGGAGCATTTGGCCGCAGGTCATGACTTGATTCAGCGTGGGGCGCGGTGGACTTCGGAACAGACAGGATCATCCTTAGAGAAAACGGAAAATAATCATGGAGCTTTTTTGGAAAATAGCGACTCTTTTGACCCCTTGTTTTTCAAAATCTCCAATGTTGAAGCAATGCATATGGACCCGCAGCAGCGATTGTTTCTGGAGGAATCGTGGAAAACCCTTGAACACGCTGGATATGCAGGGGAACTGATTCATGGCCGCAAATGCGGAGTCTACACCGGATATTGCGGAGGAGACTATGAGAAGTTGATCGGTGAACAGGCACCTGCACAAGCTTTTTGGGGTAATGCTGCATCCATCGTACCTGCCCGGGTATCCTATTTTCTGAATTTACAGGGGCCAGCAATCGCAGTGGATACCGCATGTTCTAGTTCGTTGGTTGCCATTCATCTGGCTTGTCAAGCTCTATGGTCAGGGGAAGTGGAGCTTGCTCTGGCAGGTGGAGTGTTTGTGCAATCCACGCCTGATTTTTATAATTCTGCTAGTCGGGCGGGCATGTTGTCCCCTGCTGGAAGGTGTCATAGCTTTGATGAACGTGCAGACGGTTTTGTACCGGGTGAGGGTGTTGGGGCCGTGTTGCTCAAACGGCTGGAGGATGCCATCCAAGATGGCGATCATGTACACGGGATCATCAAAGGCAGCTGTATCAATCAGGATGGGAGTACCAATGGTATCACAGCCCCTAGTAGAGCTTCGCAGGAAAGACTGGAACGCCAGTTATACGACCAGTTCGGTGTTAATCCGGATCAGATCCAATTGGTTGAAGCACATGGTACTGGAACGAAGTTGGGTGATCCCATTGAATTCGATGCGCTGAATCGAAGTTTCCGGAAGTATACAAGTCGTTCACAATATGCTGCACTAGGTTCGATCAAGTCCAATATGGGACATTCCATTGCAGCAGCGGGCATAGCCGGTGTGATCAAATTATTATTGGCCTTGAAACATCAACAGATTCCGCCATCCATTCATTATTCCAAAGCGAATCCCGATATTGATTTTTCGAAAAGTCCATTCTATGTCAATACTCAATTAATTCCATGGCATACACCCCCCGCACAAAAAAGGGCTGCACTTGTAAGCTCATTTGGCTTTAGTGGAACCAATGCTCACCTTGCCATTGAGGAGCCTCCCGGAGAGTTGTCTCCTTTAATACATAAACCGGGTTATCTATTGGTGTGGTCTGCACAATCGACAGGACAGTTGAGGGAACAAGTGAGACGAATTGCTCAGCATTACAGGAAAGTGGGAGCCCAGCTTGATTACGCAAGCACAAGCTTTACTTTGATGACGGGGAGAAGGCATTTGGAGCATCGGGCAGCCTGTGTAGTCCAGCATTCGGACGATCTGGCCTCCATTTTGGAACAATGGCTTGACACCGGAGGTTCATCACAGATCTACACGACGGATTTATCAGGCCAGCCATCCCAAGAGCAATCCGTTCTTCGACGTTTTGGCAATGAATGTATCCAACAAATAGCTACCGAATCATTAGATGATTCGCGATATGTTGAAAACCTGCATACTATTGCAGAACTGTATGTACAAGGGTATGAATTGGATTATAACCGGCTTTATTTGACAGAAAAGTATAAAAGAATACCTCTGCCAACGTATCCTTTTGCACGGGAAAAATATTGGGTGAGGTCTGGGATAGTGACGAGGTCCATTGAAACAGATGTAAAAAGTGAGATTTCGAATGTTGCTTCTGACAAAAAAGACGAGAGAATAGCAAAGCTTCTTTTGAAGCAATGGAAGCATTCGGCAGTTACAAATCCTGATCCTGGGCATGGAAAAGTTATGGTTGGATCTACACTGGAAACCGTTGGGCTTGCCAATAAACTTTCACAAATGATACAGGGCAGCCAGGTTGTGCTTCTGAGTGAGGAGGAGCAGGACTCTGGATGTTTGCTCGATGTTTTGATGAATTGTGATGCTTTTATAGATCTGTCAGGCTGTGGCCGAAAGATGGAAGCAGAAGAAATGATGCTGGACAAACTGATCTACTGGATAGCACGGCTCCAACAAATGATTGATACCCGTGGTCACAAAGAATTAAAACTGCTTGGAGTCACCATGGGCCTAGAGTCTTTCCAGAACCAATCGATTCATCTGGGTGGAGCAGAACGGGCTGGGCTCTACAGGATACTCCAAAGTGAGTACAGTCATATTATTTCGCGGCATATCGATGTGGACCCGAGGGACAGTGAGCTTGATATCGCAGCACAGATCGTTCAGGAGTTAACTCATGCAGGGAAGGAACAGGAGGTCTGTTATCGTGAAGGACAGCGGTACAGTGCTTATCTGGATACACTCGATAACATGAATATACAGCAGTTGAATCAAACCCGACTTCCTTTTTCATCCAATCATGTTCTTTGGGTAACTGGGGGCACACGGGGTCTCGGCATGCTGTGTGCGCAGCATGCCGTCCGACACTACGGGGTCCGTAAACTTGTTCTGATCGGTCAGACCCCATTTCCATCTCGACATGAATGGGAGGCGCGACGCAGGGACAAAGACGAGATTGGCAGCAAAATAAGAGATATCCTGGAATTGGAGAAACAGGGCGTACAGATTGAAGTGTTGTCTCTTGATGTAGGTAATAAGGAGAAACTTCTGGAGGCTGCAAAACATATACGTTCAACGATGGGCGCAGCCGGAGGAGTAATTCACGCAGCTGGCATAGCCGACATGGAGAATCCCGCCTTTATTCGTAAACCGCTGGAGTCGATTCGGAACGTATTGTCTCCCAAAATATTAGGCACTGTAGCACTCTATGAATGCTTCCGTCACGATCCTTTGCAATTTTTTGTCCTGTTCTCTTCTGTGGCTGGAGCCATTTCGAAACTTGGTGTCGGACAAAGCGATTACGCTATGGCTAACACCTACATGGATTATTATGCCGCAGCGAATGCCCATACCAGTCCACTTATCAGTATCCAATGGCCGAACTGGAAGGAATCCGGGATGGGTGAGTTTCCAAGTCAAGCTTATAACGAAACCGGTCTGCTTAGCATCACGGATGAAGAAGGATTGAAGCTGCTGGACTGGGCACTAATCACTCAACCAGGTGCAGTCATGCTTCCGGCAATCGTGAGCAGCGAATTCATTGACACTGAGGGGAAATCGGGAATTTCCAGAGTGGTGAAAGCAGAAACGATGTCCGAAATACCTATGACAAGTGGTGTTCCTTTTTCTGATACATTCGAGATATTACAGATGAAATTAAGTTCCATATTCGCCGAGGAATTGTGTATTGAACCCGAGAAAATGAACCCGGACCGATCCTTCGAACATTTCGGGATGGATTCAATCTTGATTGCTCAGCTGGCACGCCGGATGGAACGCGAACTTCAAATTCCTGTGGTGGAACCTGGTCTTTTTTTGGACTATCCAACGATTGCAGGACTGACAGGGGCTTTGCTGCAAAAATACGCAACAAGTCCACGTACATCTCCCGAACAGATCAACAGACATGAGGCTCGACAGATTCTCCAGCCGCCCAAAGATCGTTCTCGATCCCGAGTGGCCATCATTGGAATGGCCTGTCATTTCCCGGATGCGGTGAACCCGGAACAATTTTGGAACAATCTAAAAGCAGGCAAAAACAGTATACGTGAAATTCCGTCATCCCGGTGGGATTGGAGAACGTACTACCATCCTGATGGCAAAGCCGGGAAAAGTATGAGTAAATGGGGGGCTTTTCTCGATAAGTTGGAATGGTTTGATCCCGATTTTTTCGGAATGGATCATTCCCTGGCAACTCATCTGGACCCTTTGCAAAGGCAGTGGCTTGAGGTTAGCGCTGAAGCACTTGCAGATGCAGGATATGGAAAGAGTCAGCTTGAGTCGCTTGAGGTTGGTGTGTTTGCAGGGGCAAGAACAGGTCATTTCATGAGCAAAATACGTCGGGACAACAAACAAACCATTATTGGTACAGGTCAAAATTTTATTACGGCACATTTGGCTCATTTATATAACCTCAGAGGTCCCAACATGGTCGTGGACACCGCTTGTTCCAGTTCCCTAACAGCCATCCATCTGGGTGCCCGGAGTTTGCAGAATGGGGAAGCAGATCTGGTGATCGCCGGTGGGGTTGAAGTTTTATTGGATGAGACCCCTTATCTTTCCCTGACTGCATCAAAGGTGCTGTCACCAGATGGACAATGTAAAACCTTTGATGCCTCCGCTAATGGAATTGGGGTTGGGGAGGGCTGTGGAGTAATCGTCATGAAACGATTGGAACAGGCCATAACGGACGGTGACAAAATCTACGGAGTGATTGATGGCTCTGCGATTAACAATGATGGTCATACAATGGGCGTCACCACACCGAACCCCCAGGCTCAGCAGTCGTTAATCGAACGTGCCATCAAGGATGCAAATATTGATCCGGCTTCAATCAATTATGTAGAAACACATGGAACAGGCACGGTCATTGGAGATCCCATTGAGCTTAAAGCGTTAACCCAAGTGCTGGGAACCAGTATGAAAAAGGGGGATCTTTGCGGTGTGGGAAGTGTCAAAAGCAATGTGGGACATCTGTTGAGTGCAGCAGGGGCAGTTAGTATGATCAAGGTTTTGCTAAGTATGGTACATGGTCAGATCCCGCCCAGTTTAAATTGTCCGCATCCGAATCCAAGATTTCGGTTTGAAGAAAGTCCGTTATTCCTTGTTCAAGAACTTACACCTTGGACCAATAAAGTGTTGCGTGCGGGTGTCAGCGCGTTTGGACTCGGAGGAAATAACGCTCATATCCTTGTCAGCAATGAAGGTGTACCAGACCCAAATAAAGCAACACTGGAACCTCGTTTCAATCGCATTATCTGGAACAGAGCCCGGTTTTGGCCTGATGAGGTTGAGGAGAAAAACTTGGTGTTCGGATCGTCTTCAGGACAAACCCATCGTAAGCCTGAGCATATGCTGTCTTTCTTCACACCGAAAAAATTGCAGTAA